The Rheinheimera mangrovi genome contains the following window.
TATTGAGAAAAATACCCCGTGCGCCATCCCGGTTAGCACCCTGGCCAGCATCAGCGAATAATAATCCGGTGCCATAGCTCCCAGTAAATTGCCGAGTGTGAAGAGTGCCATCAAGCCTATCAGCAAAGTTTTGCGCGGCAATTTGCTACTCAGTGCCGTTAAGACTGGCGCACCCACAGCAACACCTAAGGCATATAAACTGACCAATAGGCCAGCAGAAGGTAAAGACACTGCCAGATCGGCAGCTATGACAGGTAATAAGCCCACAATAACAAATTCAGTGGTGCCTATGGCAAAGGCGCTTAAGGTTAAGGCCCATAAAGCGAGTGGCATAACAGTTCTCCGTTTATGATCAGGTGAATTAAAGTGGCGTCAGTGTGCTGGAATTTGTTATTGTGAAAAATAGATGTAATGGCAAATATCTGTTGCTATGGGGGCAATAATGGCAGGGCATACAGAACAGTTGGACACTTTTGTCACTGTAGTGAAAACCGGCAGTTTTACGGCTGCAGCCGAACAATTGGGTCAGGCCACTTCAGTTGTTAGCCGCAGAGTAAAGCAGCTGGAGCAGCGCCTTGGCGTGGCGTTGCTGGTGCGCACGACCCGTAGTTTAAGGCTTACCTCTGAGGGCGAATGGTATTATCAGCAAGCCTGCAGTATTTTGCGTCAGCTGAATCAGGCCGATCATTTTTTAATGGACAGAAGCCATAAACCCGCTGGGAAGTTGCGTGTTGATTCAGCCACACCCTTTATTTTGCATCAGCTGGTGCCACTGGTTGCGGAGTTTCTGGCACTTTATCCGGAAATCGAACTGACGCTGGATTCGTCTGAATCTTTTATCAATCTGATTGAAAAGCGGGTCGATGTTGCCATACGTTTTGGTGAGCTGACGGATTCGAGTTTAAAGGCCAGAAAACTAGGTGCAGGGTTCCGGCGTTTATTAGCAAGCCCTAACTATCTGGCCAGTTTTGGCACCCCTGAAAGCCTGGCTGACTTAGTCAAACATCGCTGTATTGGCTTTAGTTCTATTGAACATTTAAATCGCTGGCCTTTGCGGGATCATGACGGAGAGCTGTATAAAATTACGCCTTATCTGACAGCAGATAGCGGCGAAACTGTCCGTCAGCTAGTATTGCATGGCAATGGTATCGCCTGCTTATCTGGTTTTATGACGCAGGAAGACATCAGAGCCGGCCGCTTAGTCCCTGTGCTTGAACATTTAAGGGAGCAAGTGTTGATGCCTGTGTATGCAGTGTATTACAGCGAAGGAGAGGCCAATCCCAGAGTGCGTTGTTTTATCGACTTTCTGACTCAGAAGTTGGTGCTGTAGGCTGATGTTGTTGGTTCTTTTGTTGTTTTAAAAAGTCTTCATAACTTCCACCCTGACGTTCCAGACATTGGGCTTTGACCTGAGCAGGTAACTGATTGCATTGAGAGCGATGATCCCGCTGCATTTTGTCGTACCACCATTCGTCTGAACCTCTTTGACTGTAAGCACAGGCACTTTGCAGTAAGACCAGCAGCAGTACAAGGGTAAAACGCATCATAGTCTCCTGTTTAGGTTGTTGTTAAAAGTATGCATGGAGCGACGCCTGATTACCAGCGCTTTGTCCCGGCGATTTTGGGCAGTGTTTGTCACTAAAAGTTCATCAAAAAAAGCCAAACAATCTCAGTATAAGCTTTTATTCTGTTGATAATTCAATTCATTGGCTCTGACTGTGCAAAGCAAAAGACACCGCTCTCTGTTACCCGAACTGATCCGGCTGGAGGCTTTAATTGAGCGTTTACCTGCCACTGTCAAAGCGACGGAGCTGGCGCGTTTTCACTCCGATCTGCATTCCTACCCAAGTTACTTAATTGAGTTGGCCGCTTTTGACGCCACCAAACCTACACTGTTGCTGACAGGTGGAGTGCATGGGCTGGAGCGTATAGGCTCGGCGGTGCTGATTGCTTTTCTGGAAAGTCTGTTGCAGCGTCTGGAGTGGGATCATGGTTTACAGCATCAGCTAAGTCAGTTGAATGTTTTAGTGCTGCCTATGGTCAATCCTGTCGGTATGGCGAATCACAGGCGAAGCAATGGCAATGGGGTGGATTTAATGCGTAACGCCCCAGTGAATTGTGAAACCACAGCTGCATTTTTGGTCGGTGGGCATCAGTATTCCGCCCGTTTGCCCTGGTACAGAGGCAACCCGGAGCAACCCGAAGCCGAAAGTCAGGTTTTATTTGAGCTGGTGCGGCAAAAGCTATTTCAAAGTCCTTTTAGCTTAGTTTTGGATTGCCACTCAGGTTTTGGTCAGGTCGATCGGATCTGGTTTCCTTATGCCAAAAGCCGCAAACCTTTGCCGCATTTGGCTGAACTATACCGGCTGCGGCAGCTGTTGTTTGACTGCTATCCTCATCAGGCTTATCAGTTTGAACCTCAATCGTTGCATTATTTATGTCATGGCGATTTATGGGATTATCTGTATGACGAGTCGTTGCAGCAGAATACTCTGTTTTTACCTTTAACTCTGGAAATGGGGTCATGGAACTGGGTGCGCAAAAACCCGTTTCAGTTATTGTCCAGTTTAGGTTTATTTCATCCGGTGAAACCCCACAGGGTAAAGCGGGTGCTGCGTACTCATTTAACTTTATTTCATTTCCTGATTGCCGCTACGGCTTCACACCAGCAATGGCGCAGAGCTATGTTCCCTCGCATGCTCAGGCAGGAGGCGATGGAACTATGGTACTGAGTTCGACACATACACCTGTACTGCTGATCCGCGGCTTATTGCGGGAAAGCAGGCATTGGCTGAATTTTCCTCTCTTGCTGAGTGAACAATTAAAACGCCCTGTATTTACGTTGGATTTGCCGGGTTGTGGACTGTTAAACCTGCAACGATCGGCCACTTCAGTACCAGCCATGCGAGCTCAGCTACAACAACAATGGGCTGAACGTTATCCGCAATATCAGGGGCAAGCCGTGCACTTAGTCGCTATTTCTATGGGAGGCATGTTGGCGCTGGATTGGGCTCTTGCAGCGCCAGAACAAGTGAAATCTCTGGTATTGATGAACAGCAGTAGTGCAGGGTTAAACCCGTTCTGGCAGCGACTACAGCCCCGTAACTATCTGAAAGTATTGCTGTGTTTGCTGGCAGGCCCATTAAAGCGCGAAGAGCTGATATGGCAAATGACAGTTAACTCGTCACTACAGCCGGACATTTTAAAGCAATGGCAGCAATGGGCTATCGAGCAACCAGTCAGCCGGGTTAATGCGCTACGCCAACTGTGGGCTGCCAGCAGATTTAGGTTAACGCAAAGTCCATTGTGCCCTGTGAATGTGTTAAGTAGTCAGAATGACAGGCTAGTGTCATCTATGTGCAGTAAAGCGCTCGCACAAAGATTACAGGCACCTTTAAATATTCATCCCTCTGCAGGCCATGATTTAGCGATAGACGAGGCCGACTGGTTGATACAACATCTTTTCACATGGTTTTTGTCCCTTGAATCTGTTTATTCACACTTGCCGGGCTCACCGGGATAAGTTAGTTTTACGATTTGGAACAAAGGGCTTGGACTGGTATCGTGTTTCAAGCCGCGATAAATTCAAGGATAGATTTGATGTTGTACAGGTTGTTTATTTTTTTTGCTGTATTGATAACAACAGACACAGTTTTAGCTTCACCTGTGGACAAGGACGGTTGGCTGCCTTTTACATCCCGTTCGGGAGTAGTGACTATTGATGTTGAGTTCGAAGGACAAACCCGTAAAGCTATTATCGATTCCGGTTCTGAAATTAATGCGATAAATGCCGTTTATGTCGATCTAAATAAAGACAAACTAAGCTTTGGAGACAAGATCAGGCTTCAGGGCGTGTTTGGTGAAGAAACAAAAGCCTTAGTTAATGCAGTGCCAGTGCAGATGTTCGGGCAAAGGTTTGAACTGGACGCTCTGGCTCCTGCGCAATTAGGTGATGCCATTTTGTTATTCGGTTTGCCCTTTCTGCAAAATTTTATTGTGCAGTTTGATTATCCTCATCAGAAAATGCGGTTTTTACCGCATTCCTTGCTTGATATGAAAAAATTGGCCAATGTAGAGCTGAAGAAAAATCGCAATCGAAATTTACCGGCTATCAAAGTTGAAACGATAGATGGCAAAAGTTTCTGGTTGACTCTGGATACCGGAAATTCGGGAGGCTTAGTGGTCAGCCGGCAATTCGCAAAAGATCGGGGTTGGTTGGACAATAGGGGGTTGTTAAAACATTCTGCCTTAGGCGCTGTTCACTCGGGAAATGTAGAAAGTTTTAACATTTCTTATCTGAAAGTAGGGCCTTTTGAAATGGAGAACGTATTAGTGACAGTACCTGATGAAGGCGTTGTGATGAATGTGAAAGACTCTTATCGTACATCCTCACGTAGTGCTGTCAGTGGTGCCGCCACTAAAGGGTTGCTGGGTTACGATGTTCTTAAACATTTTGTCGTGACACTTGACTGCAAAAACTGGCGTGCCCATATCGCAGTGCCTTGACCAGATAAGGATAAAGGCAACCCTCAGTCCATTTGCAATAAGGTAATATGCGGTTTGCCAGCTATATAGTTTTTACGAAAAACCGCAAAATAATCGGCCAAATCTTGACTAGCCTGCATATCGCCAGCCAGTTCAAGCACTGCAATACCTACTTCTGCAGTGCAAAGCTGATGATCATGCGCCGCTTCACGCAGTTGATACAAAGAGCTTTGTTTTGGCTGAATACCCAGCACAGGAAAAGCATCCAAATAGGGGCTTTTGCTGAACATCTTTTTCGCTTCGCGCCAGGTACCATCCAGCATGACAAAAAGTGGGATCTTATCGCCTGTGTTTACCTGATCAATACAACGCGCCGGTGATGCATATTGCTGTGGAAATACCACTATAGGGGCGTATTTGGGGTTTTGCAGTAATGCTAAAAGCTCCGGGTCGGGTTGGGTTCTGTCCCAGACAAAAGCAAAATTTTCCGGTGCTACATCGGCAATTAATCGCCCTGTATTGGTGGGTTTATAAGCTTCGCCTTTGTACATGACAAAACAAAAGGCACTGCGGCTGGAGGCTTGTGGTTTGGCGGCGCAAATACAGTCAGGCACAGGCAATAAACACAAAGGACAGCGAATAACCCGGCTACCGCGGGCATTAAACACCCTGACTGTTTTTTGCAGTTCGCGCTCACGCAGCGCCATCACTGAATTGATATGAGACACAAAGCTTATCCTTGATTGCCACCAGACACTATGTCTGCTCAGGCGGCGGCATTGTACTTAAGCCTTGCTCTTTTGCATACTCCGCCGGATACAGAAACTGAAAACGCTGGTGTTGTGGATACGGAAACACATCTTCCACTATGCCATCGCGAATGCGCTGTTGTTTTTGTTGCCAGTAGCCTGCATCCATCAGTTCTGGGTGGCTTTGAATAAGCATTTGGCGGATATCATTTTGCGCCGTGACATAAGTGGTAATTTGCTCCGGGAATACATCACCGGGGCCAACTGAATACCAGGGCTCGTTACTTAACATATCGTCATAGTTGTCCGTTTTTGGAATAAAACGGAAATTGACATCCAGCAGGTACTGCACCTCGTCGTAATCATAAAAAATTACCCGGCCGTGGCGGGTCACACCAAAGTTTTTCAGCAGCATATCACCAGGAAAAATATTGGCGGCAATCATATCTTTCAGCGCCTGACCATAATCGGCCATCATCTTCACTTTTTGCTCATAGCTTGCCTGCTCTAAATACAAATTCAGTGGCAGCATGCGTCGTTCGATATACAAATGTTTGATAATGACCAGATCATCTTCAATCTGCATAGAACCCGCTATGCTTTGCTGCAATTCTTGCAGTAATTCCGGGCTGAATCTATTGCGTGGTAAGGCTACATCTGAGTACTCCATGGTGTCTGCCATACGACCGACCCTGTCGTGTTTTTTCACCAGAAAATAGCGGGCTTTTACCGTGTCGCGGCCAAATTCTTTGGTCGGTGCAAACTTGTCGCGAATGACTTTAAACACATAAGGAAAAGAGGGCAGGGTAAACACCATCATCACCATGCCACGTATACCCGGCGCTGCTACAAACTGATCGCTGGATTTATCCAGGTGGGTGAGCAGCTCGCGGTAAAACTCTGTTTTTCCTTGTTTATGCAGGCCCACAGACGAATAGAGTTCGGCCAGAGTTTTATGCGGCAGCAGCTCTTTTAGAAAGTGTACTAAGGCCGAAGGAACTGTCATTTCCACCATAAAATAGGCGCGGGAGAAACCAAAAATGATGGTCATTTGTTGTGGGTCGGTGATCAGCGTATCCATACAAATACCCCGATCGTCCTGATGCAACAGCGGAATAATAAAAGGCTGCTGGCCGTCAGGTGTCACTACCCGTCCAACTATGTAAGCCGCTTTGTTACGGAAAAACAGCGATTTTAAAATATCAAACCTCACCAGGTGCACCGGAAAATGACCATGACTGGACTGGCTGATAAAAGTGCGCACCAACAAGCGGATATCCCGCTCTAAATCGACAAAGGGTGCTTGCAAATGAAAGCTGGCGACAATAGCTCTGATGCTTTGCTTCAAGCCATATTGGGCCGGGAAATAACTTTCATACACCGAAGCGATAGGAGCTGGTAAACGTTGTTTGTTTAAGGTGGATTCGACAAAAATATTCTGATTATGAAAATACTTACGTTCGTACAAACGACAAAATACCGAGTTATAAAAGGTTTCTGCCAGCTCAGCCTGAGGATGAAACAACAAGTACTGTTGGTATTGCTGCTTCACCTGTTGCCACAGGCATTCATTTAGCTCTGTCCCCGTCAGCTTTTGCTGCAGTAAGGTCAGCGTTTCCGTTACCCTTAAATCGTAATAAGAAATACGTTCCGAGCTGATGTGTTGCAACTCCAGCCAGTTTTTCTGAGCATAACCTTGTTGTGCAAATGCCGTTATTTTTTGAAACAAGCCAAAATGGCGGCGGAAGCCTTTTAAAATAAGATCAGCTATTTCTGTAGCTTGCAGCATAACCATAGATCCTGAAGTACCTTAGTTTAGAAATAACTGAAATCCGACCAGATATCAATTGTTGGTTGAGGTGGATGGTGGAGAAGCCATTTTTATTTTTTCTCAGCAACGCTGCTTAATCACAGTGCTCAACAAAATTTGACATAGCTTTCACATTTGAACTGGCAGACTTGACCTTCAATTGCAGCAGTCACCGGCTAGGTTACCGTGCCGGAACTCAATAACTGCGCTCAGCAAAAATGGAAGTCAATCATGTGGAAGAAAATTTTAGCCGGATTGGGAGTGGTGGTGCTGTTGATTGCTGCCGCAGCAGCCTGGCTCTGGAGTTTAATCGACACCAGTCAGGCGGCAACCGATGTTCGTACCAGTCAAGCCGGGCAGATTGCGTATTTACAGCAGTCTCTGGCAGCGCAAGCCGGCACGAACCCCCGCGGCAGAGTATTAGCCGTGGTCACCAGTACCGCGTTTTATCCACCTGCAGTGGTGGACGGAAAAATTAAAAAAACCGGCTATGAGCTGACAGAACTATCGCGGTTTTATTGGGTGTTACTGGCCAATGGTTTTGCCGTAGATATTGCCAGCCCGCAAGGCGGCGACGCGCCAAGGGTACTGGATGACGACGATATGGCGGAGTTTGATTACGCTTTTTTAAACGATGCCACAGCGATGCAAAAAGCCCGCAATACCATCAAACTGGCGGATGTGAACCCGGAAGATTATCAAGCGATTTATTTTGTTGGTGGCAAAGGCGCCATGTATGACTTACCGCAAGAACCGCAGATTGCCCGGTTGGCGCAGGCGATGGTGGCGCAGCAAAAACTGGTAGTGGCCGTCTGTCATGGCCCGGCCGCTTTGGCTTTGCTGACCAATAGCGACGGTACGCCCTGGCTGACCGGAAAAAAAGTCACCGGCTTTACTAATGCTGAAGAATTACTGCTGATGAGCGACGCAGAAAACCGCTTTTCATTTTTACTACAAAGCAAACTTGAACAACAAGGCGCGTTGTTTGCTGAAGGCCCACGTTATTTACCTAATCTGGTCATTGATGGGCAACTCATCACAGGTCAAAACCCCTGGTCGGTGTGGCAGCTGGCTGAAGCGACAGTGCGGGCTTTGGGGGTAGAACTATTGCCACGACTCGCCAGTGCGGAGGAGCGCACCATGCAATTGCTGCAAACACATCAGAGCCAGGGACTTGCTGCAGCGCAGAGCCAAATCGAACTACAGCTGGCAGATGGTCCATTACAACGTAATTTGGTCGTGACGATGGCGCTGGTTGGCGCCATGGCTGGCGAGTGGACACAAAGTGTCTCGTTGTTGCGCTTAACCCAACAGATCAAAAATCAGCAACAGATGCAACAGGCACAGCAATAAGGAGCAAATAGATGGATTTTTTTCTGTAGCCTTTTCCGGCAAAGACTCTGATGTTTATCCGGCAGACACTGATGTTATTGCTGTTGCTGTTGTGTGTGACCGGCTGCGGCATTGCCAATAATTTACGCTTGCGACAAGCCAATGGTGATCTGCAACCCCAGTGGAACAGCAGCGAGGCCACAGCACAACTCACAGCTGAATTTAACGGCTACAAACCTTATATCCAGGTCTTGGTCAATGGCACAATTGAACTGAAACTTTTGCTCGATACCGGAGCCAGTTTCTCATTGTTGTGGGACACTGCGCCAGTGCGGCAATTGCAGCTGCAGCAAGGCTATCCGCTTGAAGTCGGTGGTTTTGGTCAGCAACAAGACTCTGCAGCCTTTCAGACCGAACTTGCATCGGTTGCAGTGGGACCGGCCTTGTTTGAAAAAGTACAGGTGGCGATGATCCAAATGGCCAGCACCGGATACTTTTTAACGCCAGAGGAAGCCACTTATGATGGCGTGATTGGTCATGATCTGCTGCGGCATTTTAGCTGGGTGTTTAATCGTAACGCCGGGCAAATTAGCCTGTCGCCGCAGCCTGATCAGGCGGCCAAAAACGAACAAATGCAACCTTTTACCATCTCCTGGCGTAAAGTGGTGGTGCAAAGTTCGTTGCAGTTCAACAGTCAAACCCGCATCGACAAAGAACTGCTGCTCGATACCGGTAGCCGGCATTATCTGAAAATCAATCAGGCCTATCTCGACAATCAACACATCCAACTGGATGGCAAACTGCGGGAAGGTGCTGATTTTGGCATGAGCGGCCGCCATCCTAATCAGCGCGGAAAAATCACTGCGTTGCAGCTCGGCGATCAAACCATGGCGCAGGTACCAGTTAATATTCTGCCGGCCGATGATGAAGATGACTGGTGGCTGGTCGGTAGCGGTGTGCTGATGCAGCGCAGGTTGGTGCTCGACTATCTTTCACAGCGTTGGTTACTGCAACCACTGCCACAACAGCCGTTTCAGGCGAGGTTTCATCTGACAGGCCTTGAGCTTCGCAAGCTGCAGAACGGGCGGTTTATCGTGCGCGACAACCTCAATACGGCGTTACAAGGGGGGCTGAAAGTAGGGGACCAAGTACTGCAAATCAATGGAATCGCCTCGGCAGATATCAGCAAACTGGCTTGGCTGGACTTGAGTAGCAAAGCCGGGTCTTTGACTTTGTGCCGTGCAACTGCGGATTGCCGGAGCATCGGACTCACTGCTGATTGATGGCTGGTTAGGGGGCCATTACTTGAGGCACAGGCCTAAAGTGACAACTCACAATCCAATTTTCACTTCCCCAAAACCTTAAAATTAGCCTTTTTCCAACGCGCGCGGACTGCGTCCTTGTTCCATGACAAAAGTTGTTTGCAGTTGTGGCGCTTTAGGGCCAGTAGCTTAAAACCTGGTGTTCTAACACTGGGCCTGGGCACAGTCAGAGAATAATTGTTAATAACTTGAATATTATTCTTTAAAGGTTGCGGAAATCCGTTAAGCTATAACTTAGATTTCGTAGTTTATTTTTAAGGAAGAGTTATGCTCGAAACCAATTTAATAGTCACAGGTGCTTTGGTGTTGGCTGTGTTGATCCTGATTGGCAAAACAGTGATCATACTGCCGCAAAATATGGCTTATATCATTGAACGTCTTGGTAAATACTACGAGACTCAAACAGCTGGTCTGCAGTTTGTTATTCCTTTTATCGATCGTATTGCTTACAAGGTGTCGCTAAAAGAAAGTGCCATAGATATCCCAAGCCAGTCGGCTATTACCAAAGACAATATCAGCCTGACGATAGACGGTGTGTTGTATATCAAAGTAATGGAGCCTTACAAAGCATCTTACGGTATTGATAACTATGTGTATGCAGTGATCCAACTGGCACAAACTTCGATGCGTTCTGAAATTGGTAAGCTGGATTTAGATAAAACTTTTGAAGAACGTGACAGCCTGAACGTAAAAATTATCCATGCTATTAATCAGGCGTCTGCGGCCTGGGGTGTGCAGGTGATGCGTTATGAAATTAAAGATATTAACCCGCCAGCTTCAGTCTTAGATGCAATGGAAAAACAGATGAGGGCTGAGCGGGAAAAACGCGCTTCTATTCTGGATTCTGAAGGGAAACGTCAGGCTGCCATCAATATAGCTGAAGGTGATAAGCAAGCTACTGTATTAGCTGCTGAAGCGGAGCGGGAGCAGCAGGTACTGAAAGCTGAAGGGGAAGCCCGTTCTATTACTTTAGTGGCAGAAGCCAAAGCCAGAGCTTTAACCATGATAGGTGAGGCCGCAGCAACCACAGAAGGTCAGGCTGCCGTATTACTGGATTTAGCCACTGAAGCTATTGCAGCGAAAAAAGCTATAGCCCGTGAGTCCACTGTAGTGTTGATGGATAACGATAAATCTTCAGCCGGCAACACAGTAGCCGAAGCTTTGGGTGTAGTGGCTGCTATTCAAAAATCCGGGGTTTTATCCTAAGGATTATCTAAGGAACTGAATCTATGGAACTGAATCTGCTATCAGGCTTATTGTTATTGGCTTTGTTATGTCTGGCGTTATTGCCATTTGCAATACCGGGCGTACTGGAGGTGTTACTGGCTTTAGCTATTGGCGCTTTTGTCAGTGCAGCGTTGATCTGGAGCGGCGTGCTACCGCAAGACACCAGTCTGGTGCTATTAAGTTTAGCGATGCTGACGGCTTTGTCAGCAGTGCTGCTGTGGAAGCCTCTGCGTAAACTGCAAAAAACCGGTATTCGCTTGCAGGAAGACAGCACTATCTCGGACTTCGTTGGCACCGAACTGATCCTGACAGAGCAGGCGCATAAAGACAGCGACAGTCATATTCAGTTTTGTGGTCTGGAATGGCGGGTACGGCTTGACCCGGATGACCCAGCAACTGCAGTAGATGCCGGTCAGGCTGTACTGATTAGCTCAGCTGCTGTTGGCGTTCTGCTGGTTAAAACGAAATAACGCTTAAAAATATGCTGTAAAACCAGCATTATTCTGAGTTAGAAGCCCAGTCGGGCTTTTAACTCAATCTAAAACCTTGTTGATCAAAATCAAGCAGCCACTTGCTAAAGGTTGCAAAAGGCATAGGTTTAGCCAATAAATAGCCTTGCACCGCATCTGCCCCCAAGCGTCTGACAAACTCCAGTTCTTTTAAAGTCTCCACGCCTTCTACCACAGTATACAGCTGCAGAGATTTACCCAGCATTACTGCATATCTTAGTACGGTATCGTCATTGAGCCTGACTGCCTGGCAAAGCAAATCCCTGTCTATCTTAAGTTCACCCAAAGGTAAGCCTTGCAATCGGGCTAAAGAGGATTGCCCCACACCAAAATCATCCAGAGAAATACGAATATTGGAGCGCTCCAGCAGTTTAAGTGCTTGTTCTGAGTCATTGACCAGATCAACAAAGGCTGTTTCAGTCAGCTCCAGTTGCAGTGGCACACTAGAATAGCTGGTGCTTTTTACCGCCTCTATCACTCGTGAGATCAAGGCTGCATTTCTTAAATCCAGCGGCGATATGTTCATCGACAGCCGCAGATTAGCTCCAGCATCAGTCAGTTGTTTTTGCAGTATTATGCTCTTATCCAATACCCATTCAGTCACCTGACTAATCATGCCGGTTTGTTCAGCCAGAGGAATAAAATCTGAAGGTGAGATCTGGCCCATTTTGGGGTGATACCAGCGGATCAATAGTTCAGCGGCATGAATTTTTTGCTGCTTCATATCCAGTATTGGTTGCACATACAATTCCAATAAATCGTCTTGCAGCGCAATATTCAGTTCCGACAGTAAGTGGATATGCTCCAGATTTTGCTCCAGATACAAAGGTTCATAAGGTAAATAATCACCAGCTCTATCGGCATGTTCTATGGCCGCGAGCGCTAAATCCAGTGTATCTGAAGCTTTGGCGCAATCTGCTGGGTAATGCACTGAGCTATATACTGAACCTAAATCCAGTTGCAGATTATCGACTTTCAGTAAAGCATCGAGTTGTTGGCGTAATTGCTCAAACTGCGAGCGAAAATCTGTTGGTGCTATTAACACGGCATAACTGTCCCGCTCCAGCGCAAATAT
Protein-coding sequences here:
- a CDS encoding LysR family transcriptional regulator, translated to MAGHTEQLDTFVTVVKTGSFTAAAEQLGQATSVVSRRVKQLEQRLGVALLVRTTRSLRLTSEGEWYYQQACSILRQLNQADHFLMDRSHKPAGKLRVDSATPFILHQLVPLVAEFLALYPEIELTLDSSESFINLIEKRVDVAIRFGELTDSSLKARKLGAGFRRLLASPNYLASFGTPESLADLVKHRCIGFSSIEHLNRWPLRDHDGELYKITPYLTADSGETVRQLVLHGNGIACLSGFMTQEDIRAGRLVPVLEHLREQVLMPVYAVYYSEGEANPRVRCFIDFLTQKLVL
- a CDS encoding DUF2817 domain-containing protein; protein product: MQSKRHRSLLPELIRLEALIERLPATVKATELARFHSDLHSYPSYLIELAAFDATKPTLLLTGGVHGLERIGSAVLIAFLESLLQRLEWDHGLQHQLSQLNVLVLPMVNPVGMANHRRSNGNGVDLMRNAPVNCETTAAFLVGGHQYSARLPWYRGNPEQPEAESQVLFELVRQKLFQSPFSLVLDCHSGFGQVDRIWFPYAKSRKPLPHLAELYRLRQLLFDCYPHQAYQFEPQSLHYLCHGDLWDYLYDESLQQNTLFLPLTLEMGSWNWVRKNPFQLLSSLGLFHPVKPHRVKRVLRTHLTLFHFLIAATASHQQWRRAMFPRMLRQEAMELWY
- a CDS encoding alpha/beta fold hydrolase, which codes for MVLSSTHTPVLLIRGLLRESRHWLNFPLLLSEQLKRPVFTLDLPGCGLLNLQRSATSVPAMRAQLQQQWAERYPQYQGQAVHLVAISMGGMLALDWALAAPEQVKSLVLMNSSSAGLNPFWQRLQPRNYLKVLLCLLAGPLKREELIWQMTVNSSLQPDILKQWQQWAIEQPVSRVNALRQLWAASRFRLTQSPLCPVNVLSSQNDRLVSSMCSKALAQRLQAPLNIHPSAGHDLAIDEADWLIQHLFTWFLSLESVYSHLPGSPG
- a CDS encoding aspartyl protease family protein; the protein is MLYRLFIFFAVLITTDTVLASPVDKDGWLPFTSRSGVVTIDVEFEGQTRKAIIDSGSEINAINAVYVDLNKDKLSFGDKIRLQGVFGEETKALVNAVPVQMFGQRFELDALAPAQLGDAILLFGLPFLQNFIVQFDYPHQKMRFLPHSLLDMKKLANVELKKNRNRNLPAIKVETIDGKSFWLTLDTGNSGGLVVSRQFAKDRGWLDNRGLLKHSALGAVHSGNVESFNISYLKVGPFEMENVLVTVPDEGVVMNVKDSYRTSSRSAVSGAATKGLLGYDVLKHFVVTLDCKNWRAHIAVP
- a CDS encoding tRNA-uridine aminocarboxypropyltransferase; the protein is MSHINSVMALRERELQKTVRVFNARGSRVIRCPLCLLPVPDCICAAKPQASSRSAFCFVMYKGEAYKPTNTGRLIADVAPENFAFVWDRTQPDPELLALLQNPKYAPIVVFPQQYASPARCIDQVNTGDKIPLFVMLDGTWREAKKMFSKSPYLDAFPVLGIQPKQSSLYQLREAAHDHQLCTAEVGIAVLELAGDMQASQDLADYFAVFRKNYIAGKPHITLLQMD
- the aceK gene encoding bifunctional isocitrate dehydrogenase kinase/phosphatase, which codes for MLQATEIADLILKGFRRHFGLFQKITAFAQQGYAQKNWLELQHISSERISYYDLRVTETLTLLQQKLTGTELNECLWQQVKQQYQQYLLFHPQAELAETFYNSVFCRLYERKYFHNQNIFVESTLNKQRLPAPIASVYESYFPAQYGLKQSIRAIVASFHLQAPFVDLERDIRLLVRTFISQSSHGHFPVHLVRFDILKSLFFRNKAAYIVGRVVTPDGQQPFIIPLLHQDDRGICMDTLITDPQQMTIIFGFSRAYFMVEMTVPSALVHFLKELLPHKTLAELYSSVGLHKQGKTEFYRELLTHLDKSSDQFVAAPGIRGMVMMVFTLPSFPYVFKVIRDKFAPTKEFGRDTVKARYFLVKKHDRVGRMADTMEYSDVALPRNRFSPELLQELQQSIAGSMQIEDDLVIIKHLYIERRMLPLNLYLEQASYEQKVKMMADYGQALKDMIAANIFPGDMLLKNFGVTRHGRVIFYDYDEVQYLLDVNFRFIPKTDNYDDMLSNEPWYSVGPGDVFPEQITTYVTAQNDIRQMLIQSHPELMDAGYWQQKQQRIRDGIVEDVFPYPQHQRFQFLYPAEYAKEQGLSTMPPPEQT
- a CDS encoding type 1 glutamine amidotransferase domain-containing protein, which codes for MWKKILAGLGVVVLLIAAAAAWLWSLIDTSQAATDVRTSQAGQIAYLQQSLAAQAGTNPRGRVLAVVTSTAFYPPAVVDGKIKKTGYELTELSRFYWVLLANGFAVDIASPQGGDAPRVLDDDDMAEFDYAFLNDATAMQKARNTIKLADVNPEDYQAIYFVGGKGAMYDLPQEPQIARLAQAMVAQQKLVVAVCHGPAALALLTNSDGTPWLTGKKVTGFTNAEELLLMSDAENRFSFLLQSKLEQQGALFAEGPRYLPNLVIDGQLITGQNPWSVWQLAEATVRALGVELLPRLASAEERTMQLLQTHQSQGLAAAQSQIELQLADGPLQRNLVVTMALVGAMAGEWTQSVSLLRLTQQIKNQQQMQQAQQ
- a CDS encoding aspartyl protease family protein, which codes for MFIRQTLMLLLLLLCVTGCGIANNLRLRQANGDLQPQWNSSEATAQLTAEFNGYKPYIQVLVNGTIELKLLLDTGASFSLLWDTAPVRQLQLQQGYPLEVGGFGQQQDSAAFQTELASVAVGPALFEKVQVAMIQMASTGYFLTPEEATYDGVIGHDLLRHFSWVFNRNAGQISLSPQPDQAAKNEQMQPFTISWRKVVVQSSLQFNSQTRIDKELLLDTGSRHYLKINQAYLDNQHIQLDGKLREGADFGMSGRHPNQRGKITALQLGDQTMAQVPVNILPADDEDDWWLVGSGVLMQRRLVLDYLSQRWLLQPLPQQPFQARFHLTGLELRKLQNGRFIVRDNLNTALQGGLKVGDQVLQINGIASADISKLAWLDLSSKAGSLTLCRATADCRSIGLTAD